The sequence CCAATGGTGTGGTTAGGGCAATCCTATACTATCCCCAGGAAGTCGGTAGAAACATGGACGAGATCCTAAGGATGGTTAAGGCGTTGCAGATATCGGATGAGAACGGGGTCGCTATACCTGCTAATTGGCCGAATAACGAGCTCATAGGCGATAAAGTCATACTTCCTCCACCGTCGGATGAGAAAACAGCTAAGGAACGGCTTAAAAAGGCTAAAGCCAAGGAGATCGAGTGCTTCGACTGGTGGTTCTGCTATAAGAACCTTTAAATAACATGGAATAATTATGGATTTTAGGAGGCTAAAATATGGTTTCTAAAGAATTGTTGGATTTGATGAACAAAGCTATTTCTATGGAACTACAGGTTTCGATACAGTATATGTGGCAGCATGTGATGTGGAGAGGTTTGAAAGGTTTTGTGGTTAAAGACGAGTTAGAGAAGATCGCTGTAAGCGAGATGAAGCATGCTGAATCGATCGCAGAGAGGCTGGTTTACCTGGGAGGAGTTCCCACTACTAAGCCTACCCCGATCATGGTCGGGGGCTCTTTAAAAGAGATGATCGAGCAGGACGCTAAAAACGAAGAGGATACCATAAAGCTATACAGGCAGAT is a genomic window of Candidatus Bathyarchaeota archaeon containing:
- a CDS encoding ferritin-like domain-containing protein; this encodes MVSKELLDLMNKAISMELQVSIQYMWQHVMWRGLKGFVVKDELEKIAVSEMKHAESIAERLVYLGGVPTTKPTPIMVGGSLKEMIEQDAKNEEDTIKLYRQIEAKAREEGDITTARLFRKILADEEEHHDFFTGLLEEL